One stretch of Candidatus Cloacimonadota bacterium DNA includes these proteins:
- a CDS encoding sigma-54 dependent transcriptional regulator: MTKGKVLILEDDVVLADQVALILNKFNYDVLITANSDVFFEELRIFNPDVILLDVYLVGSKLNGIQVLKHLKDKMDLNYKVIVISGEVSSSQVQEIRSLGAYHFIEKGSSFSTNQLLLHIDNAITLKRQEEEHIGLQIEYINMKKQFTRSFPFIGESEAIKQVREKIHKLAEVDEDLFLIGETGTGKEVAANYYYTSSKRFGKPFHTLNCSALTETLIESELFGHVKGSFTSADRNKTGFFEECSSGLLFLDEVTNLSLKSQSKILRAIENKEIQVVSGPMKKVSTRLIFASNANMDLLKDPDIFRRDLYYRIEGNIVEMPPLRERGEDILLLMSFFLTSFSHQYNISDQLDLTTLKSSLLDYAWPGNIRELRNFCKFMMINEKSITNSTIMKHLEHKLNGKDKDCCGENMKYLDIPTLKESIAQYERDYLVHHLELNGWQVSKTARQIGIERTTLYKKIKQFKINTFIEE, from the coding sequence ATGACTAAAGGAAAAGTTCTGATTCTGGAAGATGATGTCGTTTTGGCAGATCAGGTAGCTTTGATCTTAAATAAATTCAATTACGATGTACTTATCACAGCTAATTCCGATGTCTTTTTTGAAGAACTACGGATATTCAATCCTGACGTAATTCTGTTGGATGTGTATCTGGTGGGCAGCAAACTGAATGGTATCCAAGTTCTGAAGCATTTGAAAGACAAGATGGATTTGAACTATAAGGTAATAGTGATTTCCGGAGAGGTTAGCTCCAGTCAGGTACAGGAAATCCGCTCACTCGGCGCATATCACTTCATCGAGAAAGGCAGCAGTTTCAGCACCAATCAATTGCTGCTGCACATAGACAACGCCATCACATTGAAACGGCAGGAAGAGGAACACATCGGGCTTCAGATTGAATACATTAACATGAAGAAGCAATTTACCCGCAGCTTTCCTTTCATTGGGGAAAGCGAGGCCATCAAACAGGTTCGGGAAAAGATCCACAAATTGGCAGAGGTGGACGAGGATCTATTTCTGATTGGGGAGACTGGTACCGGAAAGGAAGTAGCCGCAAATTACTACTATACTAGCTCAAAACGCTTCGGAAAGCCTTTTCATACGCTAAATTGCTCCGCATTGACCGAAACCCTGATCGAGAGCGAACTGTTTGGTCATGTGAAAGGCAGTTTTACCAGTGCAGACAGAAATAAAACTGGATTCTTTGAAGAGTGTAGCAGTGGGTTGCTGTTTTTGGATGAGGTCACAAATCTATCGCTGAAGTCTCAATCCAAGATTTTGAGAGCCATAGAAAACAAAGAAATTCAGGTAGTGAGCGGCCCCATGAAAAAGGTATCAACACGCCTCATCTTTGCTTCAAATGCAAATATGGACTTGCTTAAAGATCCCGATATATTTCGAAGGGATCTATACTATCGCATAGAGGGTAATATAGTGGAAATGCCCCCATTGCGTGAGCGCGGAGAGGACATCCTCTTGCTGATGAGTTTCTTCCTTACAAGTTTCTCACATCAATACAACATTAGTGACCAGCTGGATCTCACTACATTGAAAAGCAGTCTGCTTGATTATGCCTGGCCGGGTAATATCCGTGAATTGCGAAACTTCTGTAAATTCATGATGATCAACGAGAAGAGCATTACAAACTCAACCATTATGAAACATCTGGAACATAAACTGAATGGTAAGGACAAGGACTGTTGCGGGGAGAACATGAAGTATCTAGATATCCCCACTCTGAAAGAGAGTATAGCACAGTATGAACGAGACTATCTGGTTCATCATCTGGAACTTAACGGCTGGCAAGTATCTAAAACCGCCCGTCAAATTGGAATTGAACGTACCACTTTGTACAAAAAGATAAAACAGTTCAAGATAAACACTTTTATAGAGGAATAG
- a CDS encoding glycoside hydrolase family 57 protein: MLYIVFYFQVHQPFRLTHYNVLDIGQNSPMFDDRMNREVMQKVAEKCYLPTNKLLLELIKKHEGQFKVAFSITGTAIEQFKLYSPETLESFKALVETGCVELLGETYFHSLSFLYDSNEFLDQVALHRDLMKEEFGYYTETFRNTELIYQDRLSDLIYEIAGFKTILTEGVDRVLQWRSPLYAYKNYSKRINLLFKYYQLADDIAFRFSNRDWPEYPLTVDKFVSWIDKLTLNESKGRNQFLNLFMDYETFGEHQWATTGIFDFMRHFPSAVLKYQHLGFAFPKEAAELANYQQESISFPDPVSWADAERDLSAWLGNDMQHNAIETLYDLFDKVKAKGDPELLRTIRMLSTSDHFYYMCAKYFQDGDVHKYFSPYDSPDQAYIYYINALAELEERLLRYQ; the protein is encoded by the coding sequence ATGTTATACATAGTATTTTATTTTCAAGTGCACCAACCCTTTCGCCTAACTCATTATAATGTATTAGATATCGGACAAAACAGCCCGATGTTTGATGACAGGATGAATAGGGAAGTAATGCAAAAAGTGGCTGAGAAGTGTTATTTACCAACGAATAAGCTGCTTCTCGAACTCATCAAGAAGCATGAGGGACAGTTTAAGGTAGCATTCTCGATCACCGGCACCGCCATCGAGCAATTCAAGTTATACAGCCCAGAGACTCTGGAGTCTTTTAAAGCCTTGGTGGAGACAGGCTGTGTGGAACTGCTCGGAGAAACTTATTTCCATTCTCTATCCTTTTTGTACGACTCAAATGAGTTTCTGGATCAGGTAGCCTTACATCGTGATCTGATGAAAGAGGAATTTGGCTATTACACCGAAACCTTTAGAAACACAGAGCTCATTTATCAGGATAGGCTCTCAGACCTGATATACGAGATTGCGGGATTTAAAACCATTCTCACCGAGGGAGTAGACAGAGTATTGCAATGGCGTTCTCCGCTATATGCCTACAAGAACTATTCCAAGCGGATAAATCTGCTGTTCAAGTATTATCAATTGGCAGACGACATCGCCTTTCGCTTCTCCAATCGAGACTGGCCAGAATATCCCCTTACCGTGGACAAGTTTGTAAGCTGGATCGATAAGTTGACCTTGAATGAAAGCAAGGGACGCAATCAGTTTCTGAATCTGTTTATGGATTACGAAACCTTTGGAGAGCATCAATGGGCTACCACTGGTATTTTTGACTTTATGCGCCATTTTCCCAGCGCTGTATTGAAGTATCAGCATCTTGGCTTTGCATTTCCCAAAGAAGCTGCAGAATTGGCAAATTATCAACAGGAATCCATCAGCTTCCCCGATCCCGTTTCGTGGGCAGATGCGGAGCGAGACCTTTCAGCATGGTTGGGAAATGATATGCAGCATAATGCGATAGAGACGCTCTACGATCTCTTTGACAAGGTAAAAGCAAAGGGTGATCCGGAGCTTTTGCGCACAATCCGCATGCTTAGTACATCGGATCACTTCTACTATATGTGTGCCAAATACTTCCAAGATGGAGACGTTCACAAGTATTTCTCGCCATACGACTCTCCAGATCAGGCATACATCTATTACATAAATGCTCTGGCAGAGCTGGAAGAAAGACTTTTGAGGTATCAATGA
- a CDS encoding glycosyltransferase produces the protein MKILMFTWEFPPLISGGLGMACYGMVKSLLALGIKIDLVLPTREEVYFPLREESDVDTLPTVFMDPKKQVKYKSMQFHDTIERLEYIGISERPESYFQLADIKRYASSVKEEYWYSKTVGNDKNELWTQMTSNLFGEEDLIRKVQEYTLRAERVAKMLEYDIIHAHDWLTYPAGMLARKISNKPLVVHIHATEFDRAGGPGDERIHKIEHAGMTYADKVIAVSKYTAQMIMSRYRIDTGKIRIIHNAFTISEDAVLSKERIFRGPVILYLGRITLQKGPDYFLDMAQRVLQTHPDARFIMAGTGDMSRRLLRRSAAVKLKNRFLFTGFLNRKQVEKILRAADIYVLPSVSEPFGISPLEAMAYGITSIISKQSGVSEVVQHAFKIDYWDVDLWVETINHLIENPKYCSKIGIEGMREVNKIQWEEAAEKIRQLYSSALAEYIRTH, from the coding sequence ATGAAAATCTTGATGTTCACTTGGGAGTTTCCCCCGCTCATTTCCGGAGGATTGGGGATGGCATGCTATGGCATGGTGAAGTCCCTGCTCGCTTTGGGAATCAAGATCGATTTGGTGTTGCCTACCAGAGAGGAAGTATATTTCCCTCTGCGCGAAGAAAGTGACGTGGACACTCTGCCCACCGTCTTCATGGATCCCAAAAAGCAAGTGAAGTACAAAAGTATGCAGTTTCACGACACCATAGAGCGCTTGGAATACATAGGGATCAGCGAAAGGCCGGAATCATATTTTCAACTTGCGGATATAAAGCGTTATGCCAGCTCAGTGAAGGAGGAATATTGGTATTCCAAAACAGTAGGCAATGATAAAAATGAACTTTGGACACAGATGACCTCCAACCTATTCGGAGAAGAAGACCTTATCCGTAAAGTTCAGGAATACACCTTACGGGCAGAACGCGTGGCGAAAATGCTGGAGTACGACATCATCCACGCTCACGATTGGCTTACCTATCCTGCTGGGATGTTGGCGCGGAAGATTAGCAATAAACCGCTTGTAGTCCACATTCACGCTACAGAATTTGACCGTGCAGGCGGACCAGGAGATGAACGCATCCACAAAATAGAACACGCGGGAATGACCTATGCAGACAAAGTAATTGCTGTATCAAAATACACTGCACAGATGATTATGAGCCGCTATCGTATCGATACAGGCAAAATCCGTATCATTCACAATGCCTTTACCATCTCTGAAGACGCAGTGCTTAGTAAAGAACGAATCTTCCGGGGTCCTGTGATCCTCTATTTGGGACGTATTACTTTGCAAAAGGGGCCAGATTACTTTTTAGATATGGCACAAAGAGTGTTGCAGACTCATCCCGATGCCAGATTTATAATGGCAGGCACGGGGGATATGAGCAGGCGTCTCTTGCGAAGATCGGCAGCAGTAAAGCTGAAGAACCGTTTTCTGTTTACTGGATTCCTGAATCGAAAGCAAGTGGAGAAGATTCTAAGGGCAGCAGATATCTATGTATTACCATCCGTATCGGAACCGTTTGGCATCAGTCCCCTGGAAGCAATGGCTTACGGAATCACATCCATCATCTCAAAGCAATCCGGAGTATCCGAGGTAGTTCAACACGCATTTAAGATAGACTACTGGGATGTCGATCTGTGGGTGGAGACCATCAATCACCTCATTGAAAACCCGAAGTACTGTTCCAAGATAGGCATCGAAGGCATGAGGGAAGTGAATAAGATTCAATGGGAAGAAGCTGCGGAAAAGATCAGACAATTGTACAGCTCAGCTTTGGCAGAGTATATCCGAACGCATTGA
- a CDS encoding amylo-alpha-1,6-glucosidase, with protein MNNYFMETHHHEWILTNKFGAYALGTGNLINQRKYHGLLVASDKDFNRHHLVAGMEEKVEWRGEYIHLDSNNYSNCIYPEGFFHLVKPWLRPYPAFLYSALPHQNEILIFKEIMMDSESNTTLVKYSNLGKHLLHFNLHPKFTMCPHHEINSHGSLDFIDYHTQIQETEFGTSFSVLRVNNGIQVFGHSVKANVMHNRYVFYNVYYPWEVMSGYEGIGDQISLFQIDFDLAPAESNYILFSDSEIIDPSVMIERIEARYSHLPKAMDFPKTEDAEDDLLSKLDYDDNILFDRQSYLKILEFALKDFCTEDDVVAGYPFYGPWGRDTMVVVNALLHNSDNLELAERILRKYSTHIENGLIPNMVAESGRDGNYDSIDATLWYIIMLWKVGKKKQSKAYWKEILELSESIIGALLQTSERPYRVREDGLIELDPAFAHGTWMDVRIDGKAVCPRWGCPVEINSLWYNALCAYEAICEAYNTAGKGKISAKADYLMLSYKVKESFSKFWTGEYLADRLEGDKPIVEIRPNAIIALSLPWTPVSLDIMKQVLERTFTELYTFYGIRTLSPKDSRFRKKYYGTQRERDMAYYNGSVWAWLFGPFCGLYMKVYGAQKSEDEIVKTIGDLIGVLRNSFMRGHIASVAEVWDGDHPHFPKGAPAQAWSVAALYNIETYLEKMGAKI; from the coding sequence ATGAACAATTACTTCATGGAGACCCATCACCATGAGTGGATTTTGACCAACAAGTTCGGAGCCTATGCTTTAGGTACCGGAAACTTGATCAATCAACGCAAGTATCATGGTTTACTGGTTGCAAGCGACAAGGATTTCAACCGTCACCATCTGGTGGCAGGGATGGAAGAGAAAGTGGAATGGCGCGGCGAGTATATTCATCTGGATAGCAATAACTACAGCAACTGTATCTATCCAGAAGGCTTTTTTCATTTGGTGAAACCCTGGCTGCGCCCCTATCCTGCTTTTCTATATTCGGCTTTACCACATCAAAATGAGATATTGATCTTCAAAGAGATCATGATGGACAGCGAAAGCAATACCACTCTGGTGAAATACAGCAATTTGGGCAAGCATCTTCTGCATTTCAATCTGCACCCAAAGTTCACCATGTGTCCTCATCATGAGATCAATAGTCACGGCAGTTTGGACTTCATTGATTATCATACTCAGATCCAGGAGACGGAGTTTGGCACAAGCTTTTCCGTACTGAGGGTAAATAACGGCATCCAGGTATTTGGCCACAGTGTAAAAGCCAATGTGATGCACAACCGCTATGTGTTTTACAATGTTTATTATCCTTGGGAAGTAATGAGCGGTTATGAGGGCATAGGCGACCAAATTAGCTTGTTCCAGATCGATTTTGACCTTGCACCTGCTGAGAGCAATTACATACTGTTTTCAGATTCCGAGATCATTGATCCCAGCGTAATGATCGAGCGAATTGAAGCGCGCTACAGCCATCTGCCCAAAGCAATGGATTTCCCCAAAACGGAAGACGCTGAGGACGATCTGCTCTCCAAGCTGGATTACGACGACAACATCCTCTTTGACAGACAGAGCTATCTGAAGATATTGGAATTTGCCCTCAAGGATTTTTGCACTGAAGACGACGTGGTGGCTGGATATCCATTTTACGGCCCCTGGGGCAGAGATACCATGGTAGTGGTAAATGCGCTATTGCACAATAGCGACAATCTGGAATTGGCAGAACGAATCTTACGCAAATACAGCACACACATAGAAAATGGCCTGATCCCCAACATGGTGGCAGAATCCGGCAGAGATGGCAATTACGACAGTATAGACGCCACTCTGTGGTACATCATCATGTTGTGGAAAGTAGGTAAAAAGAAGCAAAGCAAGGCATATTGGAAGGAAATTCTAGAACTGTCCGAGAGCATTATTGGGGCACTTTTACAAACTTCCGAGCGTCCCTATCGGGTTAGAGAAGACGGATTGATAGAATTGGATCCGGCTTTTGCCCACGGAACTTGGATGGATGTGCGCATAGACGGTAAGGCAGTATGCCCACGTTGGGGATGTCCTGTAGAAATCAACTCCCTGTGGTATAATGCGCTATGTGCCTATGAAGCCATCTGTGAAGCCTACAATACCGCTGGAAAGGGGAAGATATCAGCAAAAGCAGACTATCTGATGTTGAGTTACAAAGTAAAGGAATCCTTTAGCAAGTTCTGGACTGGAGAATATTTGGCTGACAGGCTGGAGGGAGACAAGCCAATCGTCGAGATACGTCCCAATGCCATCATTGCGCTGTCCCTGCCTTGGACTCCGGTATCTTTGGACATCATGAAACAAGTATTGGAGCGCACTTTTACCGAACTTTATACCTTCTATGGCATTCGCACTCTTAGTCCCAAAGACTCCAGATTCCGTAAGAAATACTACGGAACTCAGCGAGAGCGCGATATGGCGTATTACAACGGTAGCGTGTGGGCCTGGCTGTTTGGCCCTTTCTGCGGTCTCTATATGAAGGTTTACGGAGCTCAAAAGAGCGAAGATGAGATAGTGAAGACTATCGGCGACCTGATTGGTGTATTGAGAAATAGCTTCATGAGGGGACACATCGCTTCCGTGGCAGAAGTATGGGACGGAGATCATCCGCATTTCCCCAAGGGCGCTCCGGCTCAGGCATGGAGTGTGGCAGCCCTATATAACATTGAAACCTATCTGGAGAAGATGGGAGCGAAGATATGA